In Gopherus flavomarginatus isolate rGopFla2 chromosome 1, rGopFla2.mat.asm, whole genome shotgun sequence, a single genomic region encodes these proteins:
- the RRP8 gene encoding ribosomal RNA-processing protein 8, with translation MFDEGGWNKEDGGEALSQALLTPQRCPAQHCPPAPRGSLQKQRRQLLTTLQRLEASSCAEPPQSPGPLSGDSESESDSADRAGRKQPRKQRRGLKPRAASFPHIAPSGSGAPQAGPEPEPEPAGRRRRKDCAAEAPGDKAHTPNKEPPSRGAATGGPGPVLSRKQWRNKQKNKRRQKNKFKAGVGKDVGQSLGRGQDVEQRTSALPPLELSGALRARMEERLQSARFRYINQQLYTSSSQEAARLFQRDPAAFAIYHRGFTRQVGRWPENPVHRIIQYLRGRPASLVVADFGCGDCKIATSVRNKVHSFDLVALSPRVTVCDMAKVPLADESVDVTVFCLALMGTNLREILEEANRVLRPGGMLKVAEVASRFADIRAFVSAVTQLGFQIVSKDLDNPFFYMFDFSKTGPSRARGKLPGLVLRPCLYKKR, from the exons GCTCCCAGAGGCTCCTTGCAAAAGCAGCGCAGACAGCTCCTCACGACCCTGCAGCGCCTGGAGGCCTCAAGCTGCGCGGAGCCTCCTCAGAGCCCCGGGCCCCTGTCTGGGGACAGCGAATCTGAGTCTGACTCTGCGGACCGGGCGGGGAGAAAACAGCCCAGGAAACAGAGACGGGGCCTGAAACCCAGAgctgcctccttcccccataTCGCCCCAAGCGGCTCCGGCGCTCCCCAGGCAGGGCCGGAGCCGGAGCCAGAGCCAGCTGGCAGGAGACGGAGGAAAG ACTGTGCAGCAGAGGCCCCCGGGGACAAAGCACACACGCCCAACAAAGAGCCGCCAAGCCGGGGCGCAGCCACTGGGGGGCCTGGTCCagtgctgagcaggaagcagtggAGGAACAAACAGAAGAATAAAAGGCGACAGAAGAACAAGTTCAAAGCAGGCGTGGGGAAGGATGTGGGGCAGagcctgggcagggggcaggatgTGGAGCAGAGGACCTCGGCACTGCCCCCGTTGGAGCTCTCGGGGGCGTTGCGGGCCCGGATGGAGGAGCGGCTCCAGTCAGCCCGTTTCCGCTACATCAACCAGCAGCTCTATACgtccagcagccaggaggcagccCGGCTCTTCCAGCGCGACCCTGCTGCCTTCGCCATCTATCACCGTGGCTTCACCCGGCAGGTGGGGCGCTGGCCCGAGAATCCGGTTCACCGCATTATCCAGTACCTGCGGGGGCG TCCGGCCTCGCTGGTGGTAGCAGATTTTGGATGCGGTGACTGCAAGATTGCGACCAGCGTCAGGAACAAGGTTCACTCGTTCGACCTGGTGGCTCTGAGTCCACGTGTCACTGTGTGCGACATGGCCAAG GTGCCGCTGGCAGACGAGTCTGTGGATGTCACCGTGTTCTGTCTGGCACTGATGGGCACCAATCTGCGGGAGATCCTGGAAGAGGCCAACCGGGTGCTGAGGCCAGG GGGCATGCTGAAGGTGGCAGAGGTTGCCAGCCGCTTTGCAGACATCCGGGCCTTTGTGAGTGCCGTGACTCAGCTGGGCTTTCAGATTGTCTCCAAG GACCTGGACAATCCCTTTTTCTACATGTTTGATTTCTCCAAGACGGGGCCCTCCCGGGCTCGGGGGAAGCTCCCGGGCCTGGTGCTGAGACCCTGCCTCTATAAGAAGCGCTGA